One stretch of Balneola sp. MJW-20 DNA includes these proteins:
- the rmuC gene encoding DNA recombination protein RmuC — MDYLLGIAGIIIGGIAGYVIAHFKSKSESSRLEERNANLSDKLQETESELKEFQQQKEQEITAERSRANELDRELAERNADYRNLQERLDEQKKELNEMQEQLRIQFENLANKILEEKSEKFSKQNREQINQLLNPLGEKLEAFKKKVEETHKDEVEARGSLKQELKQLLELNQKMSEDAKNLTKALKGDSKAQGNWGEVILERILERSGLTKGREYEVQSSVTTEDGKRLQPDVVVHLPDEKFLIVDSKVSLTAYERFSSADSDEEAEAALKQHVSSIRAHVKGLSSKNYQQIHGKKSPDFVLLFIPIEPAFGIALQTDPQLYQDAFDRNIVIVSPSTLLATLATIDSVWKQEYQNKNAMEIADRGGKLYDKFVSFVESMNDIGQRIRQTQDSYDEAMGRLSTGAGNLVRQAEMIRKLGAKASKQLPDELTGELNEGLPENGSDRTND; from the coding sequence ATGGATTACCTATTAGGGATAGCTGGAATCATTATCGGGGGAATCGCAGGTTATGTGATCGCTCATTTTAAATCGAAATCTGAGAGCTCGAGACTGGAAGAAAGAAATGCCAATTTGAGTGATAAGTTACAGGAGACTGAATCAGAGCTAAAAGAATTTCAGCAACAGAAAGAACAGGAGATCACGGCTGAACGCAGCCGGGCGAACGAACTGGACCGGGAACTGGCTGAACGAAATGCTGACTACCGTAACCTTCAGGAGCGTCTGGATGAACAGAAAAAAGAGCTGAATGAAATGCAGGAGCAGCTCAGAATTCAGTTCGAAAACCTGGCCAACAAAATACTGGAAGAGAAATCTGAAAAGTTCTCAAAACAAAACAGAGAGCAGATCAATCAATTATTGAATCCTTTAGGAGAGAAACTCGAAGCTTTTAAAAAGAAAGTGGAAGAGACTCACAAAGACGAGGTAGAAGCAAGGGGATCGTTGAAGCAGGAATTGAAGCAGCTGCTGGAATTAAACCAGAAAATGAGTGAAGATGCAAAGAATCTCACCAAGGCTTTAAAGGGTGATTCCAAAGCCCAAGGTAACTGGGGAGAAGTAATTCTGGAAAGGATCCTGGAGCGGTCCGGTCTTACGAAAGGAAGAGAATATGAGGTGCAGTCATCGGTTACTACAGAGGATGGAAAGCGTCTTCAGCCGGATGTCGTTGTTCACCTTCCGGATGAGAAATTTCTTATTGTTGATTCCAAAGTATCTCTGACTGCATATGAGCGATTTTCTTCAGCAGATTCTGATGAGGAAGCTGAAGCCGCGCTGAAACAACATGTAAGTTCTATAAGAGCACATGTGAAAGGACTCAGCAGCAAAAACTATCAGCAGATCCACGGCAAAAAAAGTCCTGATTTTGTTCTTTTATTCATTCCTATAGAACCTGCTTTTGGAATAGCTTTACAGACAGATCCCCAATTATATCAGGATGCCTTTGATCGAAATATTGTGATCGTAAGCCCGTCTACACTACTTGCAACGCTGGCAACGATCGATAGTGTGTGGAAGCAGGAATACCAGAATAAGAATGCAATGGAGATCGCTGACCGTGGCGGAAAACTCTATGACAAATTTGTCTCATTTGTTGAAAGTATGAATGATATCGGCCAGCGGATACGGCAAACCCAGGACAGCTATGATGAAGCAATGGGAAGATTATCTACCGGAGCCGGTAATCTGGTTCGACAGGCAGAGATGATCCGTAAACTGGGAGCGAAGGCTTCTAAACAACTTCCAGACGAACTTACCGGGGAATTAAATGAAGGTTTGCCAGAAAATGGTTCAGATAGGACCAATGATTAA
- a CDS encoding histone H1, giving the protein MSRVDEIKNLVEEVSDEMEKFYEKGNKAAGTRARKGLQSLKKLAQEIRLEIQDIKNKG; this is encoded by the coding sequence ATGAGCAGAGTTGACGAAATTAAAAACCTCGTAGAAGAAGTATCTGATGAAATGGAAAAATTCTACGAAAAAGGTAACAAGGCTGCCGGTACTCGTGCGCGTAAAGGTCTTCAGTCACTGAAAAAACTTGCCCAGGAAATCCGCCTGGAAATTCAGGACATCAAAAATAAAGGATAA
- a CDS encoding alpha/beta hydrolase: protein MNKAVSLLKWIAAILVIAYSGICVYFYYIQDQIIFRPSALPQDYTYSYDFPYEERYFFVNEEVKIHAIHARTENPKGLVLYFHGNRGSNNTNPDKFELFLTRGYDVLYPDYRSFGKSSGELTNGEDLVADMKVVYREMMKEYEQDQIIVLGYSLGSGFAAQVAASFDPKSIVIWTPYLSMIDMKDAVYPFLPDFLVRFPLRTDEALQQIEEPVYIFYAEEDEVLPVKRSIRLNDYLKESDKYFILKRQGHGRIYRNNDLLNEMSVILGSE from the coding sequence ATGAATAAAGCTGTCAGCCTGCTAAAATGGATAGCAGCCATTTTGGTCATAGCATATAGCGGTATATGTGTTTATTTTTATTATATACAGGATCAGATCATCTTCAGACCCTCTGCTTTACCTCAGGATTATACATACAGCTACGACTTCCCATACGAAGAAAGGTATTTCTTTGTAAATGAAGAGGTAAAGATCCATGCAATCCATGCAAGAACAGAAAACCCAAAAGGATTGGTACTATATTTTCATGGTAACAGGGGATCCAATAATACCAACCCAGACAAATTTGAACTGTTTCTGACCAGGGGATATGATGTGCTATATCCTGATTATCGGTCTTTTGGTAAGAGTTCGGGTGAACTTACGAACGGGGAAGACCTGGTAGCGGACATGAAAGTGGTCTATCGTGAAATGATGAAAGAATATGAGCAGGATCAGATCATTGTTCTTGGTTACTCACTTGGTTCCGGATTTGCTGCCCAGGTCGCGGCGTCATTTGACCCAAAAAGTATTGTCATATGGACACCATATCTAAGTATGATCGATATGAAGGATGCAGTTTATCCATTTTTACCGGATTTTCTGGTCAGGTTCCCTCTCAGAACTGATGAGGCATTACAGCAAATAGAAGAACCGGTTTATATATTTTATGCTGAGGAAGATGAGGTTCTGCCGGTCAAGAGATCAATCAGGCTTAATGATTATCTTAAAGAATCGGATAAATACTTTATCCTGAAAAGACAAGGGCATGGAAGGATATATCGGAATAATGATTTGCTTAATGAAATGAGTGTAATTCTAGGCTCTGAATAA
- a CDS encoding Brp/Blh family beta-carotene 15,15'-dioxygenase: protein MIQNKVVFIQCIFGLLAILINFLFPEFVEDFRYYLLGIAILLTGMPHGAIDHIISFELNDHSQTIKNNLQFYGSYLGLIIIYSLLWIYFPMFSFISFMLITLYHFGQADAMRFDLEPFWRWAIHLSRGITVVGLILFANPDYTSPVIESVTGISIAQVVTGFLSISVLKTGLALCYPVMFIITSLFQYHRFSDFTTALLDAAVVSLLFFYCDTIWAFSIYFGIWHAFNHIRVMIRFMRLKGTKAGWIWFYKKSFLYSFLSYLGIALLYFILDAFGSEELLVFLLFIAISVMTLPHMLIVEKMYGMFGKSIAGPEAEAH, encoded by the coding sequence ATGATCCAAAATAAAGTAGTATTCATCCAATGTATTTTTGGGCTTTTAGCCATTCTTATAAATTTCCTCTTTCCGGAGTTTGTAGAAGATTTTCGTTATTACCTGCTCGGAATCGCAATTTTACTCACGGGGATGCCGCATGGAGCCATTGATCATATCATATCTTTTGAGCTGAATGATCATAGTCAGACCATTAAAAACAATCTCCAATTCTATGGTTCTTATTTAGGACTGATCATCATTTACTCTCTGCTCTGGATCTATTTTCCCATGTTTAGTTTCATTTCCTTTATGCTGATCACGCTGTACCATTTCGGACAGGCTGATGCAATGAGGTTTGATCTTGAACCATTCTGGCGCTGGGCTATTCATCTGTCCCGAGGGATCACCGTGGTGGGACTGATTTTATTTGCCAACCCTGATTATACTTCCCCCGTTATCGAATCAGTTACGGGAATCTCAATTGCCCAGGTTGTAACAGGATTTCTTTCAATATCTGTCTTGAAAACAGGTCTGGCACTGTGCTATCCGGTCATGTTCATTATCACTTCTCTATTTCAATATCACCGTTTTTCAGATTTCACTACGGCATTACTGGATGCGGCCGTCGTATCCCTTTTGTTCTTTTACTGTGATACGATCTGGGCTTTCAGTATTTATTTCGGGATCTGGCACGCATTTAACCATATCCGGGTCATGATCAGGTTCATGAGGCTCAAAGGCACAAAGGCAGGCTGGATATGGTTTTATAAGAAATCCTTTCTCTACAGCTTTCTGTCTTACCTTGGTATTGCATTACTTTATTTTATTCTGGATGCTTTTGGAAGCGAGGAATTACTGGTTTTCCTTTTATTTATTGCCATCAGTGTAATGACTCTTCCTCATATGCTGATCGTGGAGAAAATGTATGGGATGTTTGGTAAAAGCATTGCAGGTCCAGAAGCGGAAGCACACTGA
- a CDS encoding bacteriorhodopsin, with protein sequence MANYLMFAQNIEAGDVVGFTFFIGSMAMLAATVFFFAERNSVSDKWRLSLTVSGLITGIAAVHYYYMRDYYLTVGSSPTEFRYIDWILTVPLMCVEFYLLTRPYGAKGSTLFKMIMYSAGMLVTGYIGEAIQPDSTILWGVISTLFYLGIVYEVFAGEIAKLAKSANNPALDQAMFLLKIFITLGWSIYPIGYMTMPGNLLDGAFNLDVVYNIGDAINKIGFGLVVYSVAVASSND encoded by the coding sequence ATGGCTAACTACTTAATGTTTGCTCAAAATATTGAAGCAGGCGATGTTGTCGGTTTTACTTTTTTCATCGGCTCTATGGCGATGCTGGCAGCGACTGTATTCTTTTTCGCTGAGCGCAATTCCGTAAGCGACAAATGGCGCCTGTCACTGACAGTTTCCGGATTAATTACCGGTATCGCTGCAGTGCATTACTATTACATGAGAGACTACTATCTGACGGTAGGGTCAAGTCCAACTGAATTCCGTTACATCGATTGGATACTAACTGTACCCCTGATGTGTGTGGAGTTTTATCTGCTGACACGCCCATACGGAGCAAAAGGTAGTACCCTGTTTAAGATGATCATGTATTCTGCTGGTATGCTCGTAACCGGTTATATCGGTGAAGCGATACAGCCAGACAGCACGATCCTTTGGGGTGTAATTTCTACTCTTTTCTATTTAGGAATTGTGTATGAAGTATTTGCCGGTGAGATCGCTAAACTTGCGAAATCAGCAAACAATCCTGCTCTGGATCAGGCAATGTTTCTTTTGAAGATCTTCATTACCCTTGGATGGTCTATCTATCCTATCGGTTATATGACCATGCCTGGAAACCTTCTTGATGGTGCATTTAATCTTGATGTTGTATACAACATCGGTGACGCCATTAACAAGATCGGATTCGGACTCGTGGTATATTCTGTAGCTGTTGCGTCATCTAATGACTGA
- a CDS encoding nuclear transport factor 2 family protein, with the protein MRTILFLSLMILSSAQILNAQNRTEEENIRSAIEKMFDGMRDSDSSAVHSVFAQEAILNTIATDESGKTIVRKVDLKSFLNAVGAEKPEIWDERIHQYDIRIDGPLASVFTPYSFYRGEEFSHCGTNSFQMVKVSGEWKIFYLIDTRRQQGCSS; encoded by the coding sequence ATGAGAACAATATTATTTTTGAGCTTAATGATTCTAAGTTCTGCTCAGATCCTGAATGCGCAAAACAGAACAGAAGAGGAGAATATCAGGTCAGCGATTGAAAAGATGTTCGATGGAATGAGAGACAGCGATAGTTCAGCTGTGCATTCTGTTTTTGCTCAGGAAGCTATATTAAATACCATTGCGACCGATGAAAGCGGTAAAACAATCGTGAGGAAGGTGGACCTGAAGTCATTTTTGAATGCAGTTGGTGCAGAAAAACCTGAGATATGGGATGAGAGGATCCACCAATATGATATTCGCATAGATGGTCCGCTTGCTTCAGTATTTACTCCGTACTCTTTCTACAGGGGAGAAGAGTTCTCTCATTGCGGTACCAATTCATTCCAGATGGTCAAGGTATCTGGTGAGTGGAAAATATTTTATCTGATCGATACGCGCAGACAACAGGGTTGTAGTAGTTGA
- a CDS encoding penicillin acylase family protein encodes MNTFFKLLIFFLILLAGFASLAFYWTFYKPLPDYDAQIKLNGLEQEVSIQWDEFGVPHIYASTESDLYYAMGYIHAQDRLWQMTLSQIAAEGRFSEFFGPDLVDYDKYQRTIGFYDIAKRITSEVLSESELAILESYSNGVNEFIDQNSNRLPIQFSLADVDPIKWTPEHSVALTRMMAWELNMGWWTEITYDFIRSRLPEEQFRELILSYPDDAPRSLNADQTEGLMGDALIPFLNTEINKRSLFSVSGTHVGSNAWVADGSRTSSGFPLLAGDPHLGLDMPGKWYEVHMNLNDRNVSGATIAGIPLIVIGQNDNMAWSFTSIMSDDTDFFLEQQDPEDRGRYIADSLNDSTAVYLNFDRKKELIKIKGEDDISYEIRYTKHGPVISDIYPTPALLNGQLISMQWSGYELSNEFNTLYGINWAEDFQDFKDALPTFGVPGLNFMYGDKLGNIAMYSVARLPKRIGNPVNLRPGWDPDYDWNDFIPFDELPKVINPEKGWIANANNKLTTDNYPHYIATFWEPPSRIERIEEHLEKNPVYTPELFQEMQNDSYSAYAAELTPLIIEIIRSQNAYNFEEALSYLENWDYIYSENSTAASIFDVFMLKLSENTLKDEMGETAYEQFIHHETVPVRTMTSFLRDSSSFFDDQNTPEAEDKTDMIIKSMQDAIYFLSDTFGSETFEWRWEQLHTITFKPPLFGTAAEAPDAPGSLKLIVNNILSKGPYSMESHGMSINNGQYLWQDPFEMVLGASIRRIADLSDLNKTWSVLPTGQSGNPLSDHYGDQTEMWLQGSYRSFYQDSSSFDESEIRTMKLSPVNNFSQ; translated from the coding sequence ATGAATACTTTTTTTAAGCTTTTGATCTTTTTTCTGATCCTTTTGGCAGGCTTTGCTTCTCTGGCATTTTACTGGACCTTTTATAAGCCATTGCCGGATTATGACGCACAAATCAAATTAAATGGCCTGGAACAGGAAGTATCGATTCAGTGGGATGAGTTTGGAGTTCCTCATATCTATGCCTCAACCGAAAGTGATCTTTATTATGCAATGGGATACATTCATGCACAGGATAGGTTGTGGCAAATGACCCTAAGCCAGATCGCTGCAGAGGGTCGCTTTTCTGAATTTTTTGGGCCTGACCTGGTGGATTATGATAAGTATCAACGAACCATTGGTTTTTATGATATTGCCAAGAGAATAACCAGTGAAGTGCTAAGTGAATCTGAGCTGGCAATTCTTGAAAGTTACTCCAATGGAGTTAATGAATTTATAGATCAGAACTCCAATCGTCTTCCGATTCAGTTTTCACTGGCCGATGTGGATCCTATCAAATGGACCCCTGAACATTCTGTGGCTCTAACCCGAATGATGGCCTGGGAACTTAATATGGGATGGTGGACCGAGATTACCTATGATTTTATTCGATCCAGACTGCCTGAAGAACAATTCCGGGAACTGATCTTAAGCTATCCGGACGATGCCCCCAGAAGTTTGAATGCTGATCAGACGGAAGGATTAATGGGTGATGCACTCATCCCCTTTCTGAATACTGAAATCAATAAGCGAAGCCTCTTTTCTGTATCAGGTACTCATGTAGGAAGTAACGCATGGGTTGCAGATGGATCTAGAACCAGCAGTGGCTTTCCCCTGCTCGCTGGCGACCCGCATCTTGGCCTGGATATGCCTGGAAAATGGTATGAGGTACATATGAACCTGAATGACAGAAATGTATCCGGTGCCACTATCGCTGGAATACCGCTGATCGTGATTGGCCAAAATGATAATATGGCCTGGTCTTTTACCAGTATCATGTCTGATGATACAGATTTCTTCCTGGAACAACAGGATCCGGAAGATCGCGGCAGATACATTGCTGATTCCCTGAATGACTCTACGGCTGTTTATCTGAATTTTGATCGAAAAAAGGAGCTTATAAAGATAAAGGGTGAAGACGATATCAGTTATGAGATCCGATATACGAAGCACGGACCAGTTATTTCAGATATTTATCCAACCCCTGCCCTATTGAATGGTCAGTTGATAAGCATGCAATGGTCAGGCTACGAGCTATCAAATGAATTCAATACTCTGTACGGAATTAACTGGGCAGAGGACTTTCAGGATTTCAAAGATGCTCTCCCGACTTTTGGAGTACCCGGACTCAACTTTATGTATGGTGATAAGCTGGGTAATATTGCCATGTATTCTGTAGCAAGACTTCCGAAGCGTATTGGAAACCCGGTCAATCTGAGACCCGGCTGGGATCCTGATTATGACTGGAATGATTTTATACCCTTTGATGAATTACCCAAGGTGATAAATCCTGAAAAGGGCTGGATCGCTAACGCCAATAATAAACTCACTACGGATAATTACCCACATTATATCGCAACCTTTTGGGAGCCTCCCTCAAGAATAGAAAGAATCGAAGAACACCTGGAAAAGAATCCGGTTTATACTCCTGAACTTTTTCAGGAAATGCAGAACGATTCCTATTCTGCCTATGCGGCCGAACTCACTCCGCTCATAATTGAGATCATCCGCTCACAGAATGCCTATAATTTTGAAGAGGCATTATCCTATCTGGAAAACTGGGATTACATATATAGCGAGAATTCTACTGCTGCTTCCATTTTTGATGTGTTCATGCTCAAGCTGAGTGAGAATACTCTGAAAGATGAAATGGGGGAAACAGCTTATGAGCAATTTATTCACCATGAGACTGTACCGGTCAGAACTATGACCTCCTTTCTAAGAGACAGCAGTTCGTTCTTTGATGATCAGAATACTCCGGAAGCTGAAGACAAAACGGATATGATCATCAAGAGTATGCAGGATGCCATTTATTTTCTAAGTGACACTTTTGGTTCAGAAACCTTTGAATGGAGATGGGAACAACTTCATACTATAACGTTTAAACCACCCTTGTTTGGGACTGCTGCGGAAGCGCCTGATGCTCCCGGGTCTCTAAAACTTATTGTTAACAATATTCTGAGTAAGGGACCTTATTCTATGGAATCTCACGGAATGAGTATAAATAACGGGCAGTATCTATGGCAGGATCCATTCGAAATGGTATTAGGTGCCTCAATACGCAGAATCGCTGATTTAAGTGATCTTAATAAAACCTGGTCCGTTCTTCCGACCGGACAGTCCGGTAATCCTTTATCCGATCATTACGGAGATCAGACTGAAATGTGGCTGCAGGGATCTTACCGTTCTTTTTATCAGGACAGTTCTTCATTCGATGAATCTGAGATTCGCACTATGAAGCTCTCTCCCGTTAATAATTTCTCACAATAA
- a CDS encoding 3-hydroxyacyl-CoA dehydrogenase family protein: protein MKKVAVIGGGTMGNGIAHVFAMNDIPVTLIETKQEFADRALNSIEKNLDRMVKKEKIDEGRKVATLNNISVELELVKGVKDVDLVIEAVPENYDLKKKVFETVDKAAPDHAILASNTSSISITKLAAVTSRPEKFIGMHFFNPVPVMKLVEIVRGLETDDDTYDVIEKTSKLLAKVPVPVNDFPGFVSNRVLMPMINEAIFCVQEGVATAEHVDEVMKLGMAHPMGPLRLADFIGLDVCLDILNVLYDGFKDPKYRPAALLVKMVDAGKLGDKTGQGFFNYN from the coding sequence ATTAAAAAAGTAGCAGTGATTGGCGGAGGAACCATGGGTAATGGTATTGCTCATGTATTCGCAATGAATGACATCCCTGTAACCCTTATAGAAACCAAGCAAGAATTTGCTGACCGGGCCCTTAATTCGATCGAGAAGAACCTTGATCGCATGGTTAAGAAAGAAAAGATCGACGAAGGCAGAAAGGTAGCAACGCTCAATAATATTTCAGTTGAATTGGAATTGGTAAAAGGAGTAAAGGATGTTGATCTCGTTATTGAAGCTGTTCCGGAAAATTACGATCTGAAGAAGAAAGTGTTCGAAACAGTGGATAAAGCTGCACCAGATCATGCTATACTTGCTTCAAACACCTCTTCAATATCCATAACAAAATTAGCAGCAGTAACTTCACGACCGGAAAAATTTATAGGAATGCATTTCTTTAATCCCGTACCGGTCATGAAGCTGGTTGAAATTGTGAGGGGACTGGAAACAGATGATGATACCTACGATGTCATAGAGAAGACTTCAAAGCTTCTTGCTAAAGTACCCGTTCCGGTTAATGATTTCCCAGGATTTGTGTCAAACCGGGTATTAATGCCGATGATCAACGAAGCAATCTTCTGTGTGCAGGAGGGAGTAGCTACAGCCGAGCATGTTGATGAAGTAATGAAGCTGGGTATGGCTCATCCGATGGGACCGCTTCGACTGGCAGATTTCATTGGATTGGATGTGTGCCTCGATATTTTGAATGTACTCTATGATGGATTCAAGGATCCGAAATACCGACCAGCTGCATTACTGGTTAAAATGGTAGATGCCGGTAAGCTGGGAGATAAGACGGGTCAGGGTTTCTTTAATTACAACTAA
- a CDS encoding glycoside hydrolase family 3 N-terminal domain-containing protein: MREKLNSVISLLGIFLFLTTGTIQAQSPVNGNDAVVSGSNVYARSEVAESYLDSVVTNTSLREKIGQLFIVPAYGEFTSQYDRRYKQLEELIRKYHIGGIIFMRGDIYGQAVLTNKLQQLSETPLWITQDMEFGAAMRVSGTTRFTPAMGVAASGNKRNAFMMGKITALEAKSLGVHQIFAPVLDVNNNPENPVINVRSFSEDPEIVAEFGTAFVQGAQSEGILATAKHFPGHGDTDQDSHRNMPVVNHDFVRLDTLELVPFRAAINGGINSVMSAHIAFPKLSGQDLIPGTLDSVIINDILTDSLDFKGLVITDGLEMGGITTRFSPGRAVVRALNAGVDIMLISPDVETAIVEVEEAVERGEITEARIDQSFRKFMAWKYQSGLFNSNNQIDIDRLDGRINTPYNQSVANKVARESITLLKNNDNILPVNPSEYPRILMLAVDDNRSGNSGSDFARELRSYHPDISYHVYDNRTSEEDKRRIMAQADRADLIMIGSFISLRTGQSAQFNRAQRSFLNRLLRKNKKSVLIAFGNPYVLSELSNTDSQILAWYNSDQQVEATAAALFGGSRISGKLPIQIPDMYPVGHGIDIPQSSLRFGDPEDVDLNRNILYEIDTIIEDAVRDSVFPGAVVGIVKDGVLAYHQAYGYHDYQKTEKVRPSDVYDLASISKAVGTTTAVMRLVDEGKIDLEDRVADYIKEFDRGDRKDVRIRHLLLHESGLPPFRVYVDSLKEKDAILDAIRNEPLTYETGTDYVYSDLGMILLATIIEEITGSSLDTYLREEFYFPIGMYSAFYNPAKNARWLLSRIPPTEMDTVYDRGLVKGEVHDERAWYLGGVAGHAGLFASVTDLAKYSTMILNEGVYGGKRYLSSEVVRSFTSRRSEISGRGYGFDRKSNNGFTTAGQLASTDTFGHLGFTGTSLWIDREKNMTVILLTNRTYPHRSYGKLISRIRAAVADKAFSAINTK, from the coding sequence ATGAGAGAGAAACTAAACAGTGTTATCAGTTTATTGGGAATATTTCTGTTCCTCACCACGGGTACCATTCAGGCACAGTCTCCTGTAAATGGGAATGACGCGGTTGTGTCAGGATCAAATGTATATGCACGTTCTGAAGTGGCTGAATCATACCTTGACTCGGTGGTGACCAATACCTCCCTCAGAGAAAAAATCGGTCAATTATTTATTGTACCTGCTTACGGAGAATTTACCAGCCAGTATGACCGAAGGTATAAGCAACTTGAGGAGTTAATACGTAAGTATCATATAGGCGGCATCATTTTTATGCGTGGAGATATTTATGGCCAGGCAGTATTGACTAATAAATTGCAGCAACTATCTGAAACTCCCCTATGGATTACCCAGGATATGGAATTCGGTGCTGCTATGCGTGTTTCCGGGACTACCCGCTTTACACCGGCAATGGGAGTTGCTGCTTCCGGAAATAAAAGGAACGCCTTCATGATGGGTAAGATCACTGCCCTGGAAGCAAAGTCATTAGGAGTGCATCAGATATTTGCCCCGGTACTGGATGTGAATAATAACCCGGAAAATCCGGTAATAAATGTACGGTCATTTTCAGAAGACCCGGAAATTGTAGCTGAATTCGGGACTGCTTTTGTACAAGGTGCCCAGAGTGAAGGGATTCTGGCAACAGCTAAACATTTTCCCGGTCACGGAGATACCGATCAGGATTCTCACCGGAATATGCCGGTGGTTAACCACGACTTTGTTCGACTGGATACACTCGAACTGGTTCCTTTCAGAGCCGCGATAAACGGGGGCATAAATAGTGTAATGAGTGCGCACATCGCATTTCCGAAACTAAGCGGTCAGGATCTTATTCCGGGAACGCTGGATTCGGTCATTATCAACGACATTTTAACTGATTCACTGGATTTCAAGGGTCTGGTGATCACAGATGGTCTGGAAATGGGTGGTATTACCACGAGATTTTCTCCCGGAAGAGCCGTGGTCCGTGCATTAAATGCAGGAGTTGATATCATGCTGATCAGTCCAGATGTGGAAACGGCTATTGTTGAAGTAGAAGAAGCTGTTGAACGGGGCGAGATCACCGAAGCCAGGATCGATCAGTCTTTCCGTAAATTTATGGCCTGGAAATACCAGTCAGGACTTTTTAACAGTAATAATCAGATCGATATAGACCGGCTCGACGGCAGGATCAATACCCCTTACAATCAGTCAGTGGCGAATAAAGTGGCTCGTGAGTCCATTACACTGCTAAAGAATAATGACAATATTCTTCCCGTCAATCCTTCCGAATATCCAAGGATCCTGATGCTGGCAGTGGATGATAACCGCAGCGGCAACTCAGGATCTGACTTTGCACGTGAGCTTCGTTCATATCATCCGGATATCTCCTATCACGTTTATGATAACCGAACCAGTGAAGAAGATAAAAGGCGTATCATGGCTCAGGCAGACCGTGCAGATCTGATCATGATCGGCTCTTTTATTTCACTCAGAACAGGACAATCAGCCCAGTTTAACCGTGCACAGCGATCATTTCTGAACAGACTGCTTCGTAAGAATAAAAAATCCGTACTGATCGCTTTTGGTAACCCTTATGTTTTATCCGAATTATCAAATACCGACTCTCAGATATTAGCCTGGTATAATTCGGATCAGCAGGTTGAAGCGACAGCGGCTGCCCTTTTTGGTGGTTCCAGAATTTCCGGAAAATTACCGATCCAGATACCGGACATGTATCCCGTCGGGCACGGTATAGATATACCTCAGTCTTCACTCCGCTTTGGAGATCCGGAAGATGTGGACCTGAACCGGAACATTTTATATGAGATTGATACGATCATCGAAGATGCCGTCAGAGATTCAGTTTTTCCTGGAGCTGTAGTCGGAATTGTTAAGGACGGTGTATTGGCATACCACCAGGCCTATGGATATCATGATTACCAAAAAACGGAAAAAGTCAGACCTTCTGATGTCTATGACCTTGCTTCCATATCCAAAGCTGTAGGAACGACTACTGCTGTTATGAGACTGGTAGATGAGGGTAAAATAGATCTTGAAGACCGAGTCGCTGACTATATCAAAGAATTTGACCGGGGAGACCGAAAAGATGTCAGGATCAGGCACCTCCTCCTGCACGAGTCGGGACTACCTCCATTCAGGGTATATGTCGACTCACTTAAGGAAAAGGACGCGATACTGGATGCCATCAGAAATGAACCACTGACCTATGAGACCGGAACTGATTATGTTTACAGTGACCTGGGAATGATCTTACTGGCCACTATCATAGAGGAAATTACCGGATCTTCATTGGATACCTATCTGCGAGAAGAATTCTACTTTCCTATTGGTATGTATTCTGCCTTTTACAATCCTGCTAAAAATGCCCGTTGGCTGCTTAGCAGAATCCCGCCTACTGAAATGGACACGGTATATGACCGTGGACTGGTTAAAGGAGAAGTTCACGATGAGCGTGCATGGTACCTTGGAGGAGTCGCCGGTCATGCCGGATTATTTGCATCGGTTACTGATCTTGCAAAATACAGTACCATGATACTGAATGAAGGTGTTTATGGAGGCAAAAGATATCTGAGCTCAGAAGTTGTACGCTCATTTACTTCAAGACGCTCTGAGATCAGCGGACGTGGTTATGGCTTTGACCGTAAAAGCAACAACGGGTTTACTACTGCCGGACAACTGGCAAGTACAGACACTTTTGGTCACCTTGGCTTTACTGGAACCAGCCTCTGGATCGACCGGGAAAAAAATATGACCGTCATATTACTTACAAACCGCACCTATCCTCACCGGTCATACGGAAAACTCATTAGCCGTATTCGGGCAGCTGTAGCTGATAAAGCCTTCAGTGCAATCAACACCAAGTAA